A part of Criblamydia sequanensis CRIB-18 genomic DNA contains:
- the lipA gene encoding lipoyl synthase, whose product MLKENFDNRPKALKKKLNVLPQNPETASQEKAVGLGRFPSWLHRKLPKGRGLLETGLALEGERLHTVCEEAKCPNLLECWSRKSATFLVMGKVCTRACGFCEIGFSKAPPPLDPEEPKNVAEAAKKLGLKHIVITMVARDDLEDQGANHLIQILKEIKRVLPNCTLEILTSDFNGNKDCLNKLLKEPIDIFNHNIETVRSLTPRVRHVATYERTLEVLAHMASNRTSLKPYVKSGLMVGLGESRDEVFETIRDLKEAGSDIITIGHYLQASNRKLTVKAFISPEEFELYNEFGKSIGVKAMYTGPFVRSSYNAESILENL is encoded by the coding sequence ATGTTAAAGGAAAATTTCGACAACCGCCCTAAGGCTCTTAAAAAAAAATTGAATGTCCTGCCTCAAAACCCTGAAACTGCAAGTCAAGAAAAAGCAGTGGGTTTAGGAAGATTTCCCTCCTGGCTTCATAGAAAACTGCCAAAAGGACGAGGTCTTTTAGAAACAGGACTTGCCCTTGAAGGTGAACGCCTTCACACCGTTTGCGAAGAAGCTAAATGCCCGAATCTTTTGGAATGCTGGTCAAGAAAAAGCGCTACTTTCTTAGTCATGGGAAAAGTTTGCACAAGGGCATGCGGCTTTTGTGAAATTGGATTTTCAAAAGCGCCGCCTCCGTTAGACCCTGAAGAGCCGAAAAATGTTGCCGAAGCTGCAAAAAAGCTTGGCTTAAAACATATTGTTATTACAATGGTTGCCCGCGATGATCTTGAAGATCAGGGAGCTAATCATTTAATTCAAATTTTGAAGGAAATAAAAAGAGTATTGCCAAATTGCACGCTTGAAATTTTAACCTCTGATTTTAATGGAAATAAAGATTGTCTAAATAAACTTTTGAAAGAGCCGATTGATATTTTTAATCACAATATTGAAACGGTGAGATCTTTAACCCCAAGAGTTAGACATGTGGCTACCTACGAGAGAACTTTAGAAGTCTTAGCTCATATGGCCTCAAATAGGACTTCTCTAAAACCTTATGTCAAATCCGGGCTAATGGTCGGGCTTGGCGAAAGTCGGGATGAAGTTTTTGAAACGATTAGAGACCTAAAAGAGGCAGGCTCAGACATTATTACAATTGGCCACTACCTTCAAGCGAGCAATCGAAAATTGACAGTAAAGGCTTTTATTTCCCCGGAAGAATTTGAGCTCTACAATGAATTTGGTAAATCCATAGGGGTCAAAGCTATGTATACAGGCCCTTTTGTAAGGTCAAGCTATAATGCGGAATCGATTTTAGAAAATCTATAA
- the lpdA gene encoding dihydrolipoyl dehydrogenase — translation MNSNKNNHFDVAVLGGGPGGYPAAIKASQLGKKVALIEKKDLGGTCLNRGCIPSKTLIANANLWKKIEAASLYGITVNNPTFDYAKMAKRKDEVVEKVRNSLGQLIEANGITLFRGFGKLTGPKTIKIMGDELFEIEADKIIIATGSEPKSVASFPFDYEKIHDSTSLLNLTSLPKSILIIGGGIIGCEFASLFNAFDVEVSILEMMPHLIPTEAKNVSDTLEKAFKKKGIHLYLEALVQKIEKTKTGVRAYLAGDKTIDAEIALVAIGRSLNTSGIGLENAGVIVLPNGLIAVDEKMETNVAGIYAVGDIASKYWLAHVATHQGIVAANNAAGQKSIMHYNAIPSVIFTEPEIASIGLNLEEALNEGYDATIGSFPFQALGKSQAIIETEGFAQVVIDKKTGELLGAQVVGYDAGNLIAEMGIAMSSESTVETIMDTIHAHPTVAESWLEAALLANDTPLHLPKKKKKSLRE, via the coding sequence ATGAATTCAAACAAAAATAATCATTTTGACGTTGCCGTTTTGGGAGGAGGCCCGGGAGGTTATCCTGCAGCCATTAAGGCAAGCCAGCTTGGAAAAAAAGTGGCCCTGATTGAGAAAAAAGATTTAGGGGGAACTTGCTTAAATCGCGGTTGCATTCCTTCCAAAACTTTAATTGCTAATGCCAACCTTTGGAAAAAAATTGAGGCTGCATCCCTTTATGGAATAACAGTAAATAACCCGACTTTCGATTACGCCAAAATGGCAAAAAGAAAAGATGAGGTCGTTGAAAAGGTTAGGAATAGTTTAGGTCAGCTTATAGAGGCAAACGGCATCACCCTTTTCCGTGGTTTTGGAAAATTAACAGGTCCTAAAACCATTAAAATTATGGGCGATGAACTATTTGAGATTGAAGCTGATAAAATCATAATAGCCACAGGGTCTGAACCAAAAAGTGTAGCAAGTTTTCCGTTTGATTATGAAAAAATACATGACTCGACCTCGCTTTTAAATTTAACCTCTCTTCCAAAGTCTATTCTAATTATAGGAGGGGGCATTATTGGGTGCGAATTTGCTTCTCTTTTCAATGCCTTTGATGTCGAAGTATCCATTCTTGAAATGATGCCCCATTTAATTCCAACAGAAGCCAAAAACGTTTCGGATACCCTGGAAAAGGCTTTTAAAAAGAAGGGGATTCACCTTTATTTGGAAGCCCTTGTTCAAAAAATTGAAAAGACAAAAACAGGCGTTAGGGCCTATCTTGCAGGCGATAAGACAATCGATGCCGAGATTGCCCTTGTTGCCATCGGCAGATCCTTAAATACCTCCGGAATAGGACTTGAAAATGCAGGCGTTATTGTACTCCCAAATGGTTTAATTGCTGTCGATGAAAAGATGGAAACCAATGTTGCCGGCATCTATGCAGTCGGCGACATCGCCTCCAAATATTGGCTCGCTCACGTAGCGACCCATCAAGGCATTGTAGCTGCAAATAACGCCGCGGGCCAAAAAAGCATCATGCATTATAACGCTATCCCCTCTGTTATTTTTACAGAACCTGAAATTGCCTCGATCGGTTTAAATTTGGAAGAAGCTCTAAACGAAGGGTATGACGCTACAATTGGCAGCTTTCCTTTTCAAGCGCTCGGAAAATCGCAAGCGATCATAGAAACAGAAGGCTTTGCTCAAGTAGTCATAGATAAGAAAACAGGAGAGCTGCTTGGGGCGCAAGTCGTAGGTTACGACGCCGGAAACCTAATAGCCGAAATGGGTATAGCTATGAGTTCTGAATCTACTGTTGAAACCATTATGGACACCATACACGCCCATCCAACCGTTGCTGAAAGCTGGCTTGAAGCGGCTCTTCTTGCCAATGACACCCCTCTTCATCTGCCGAAGAAAAAGAAAAAATCTTTGAGAGAATAA